In Vibrio bathopelagicus, one DNA window encodes the following:
- a CDS encoding Lcl C-terminal domain-containing protein, with protein sequence MKNLLTITLIGLFSSGAMAQECSLDIEKSAPSTRYIANDNGTFSDELTGLTWMRCQLGKTWDTKALACTGTAETYHWQSALAMVESINDESGSHALHQFGGEKEWRMPNIKELVSLKEVACHSPAMSTKVFGETFNFETGNLAAYVWSSTPAGNGQSVMTLDSINGEVYQYNAAQYKFSVLLVAE encoded by the coding sequence ATGAAAAATTTACTCACTATCACTTTAATCGGCCTATTTTCTTCAGGTGCAATGGCACAAGAGTGCAGCTTGGATATTGAAAAATCGGCTCCGAGTACACGTTACATCGCAAATGATAACGGAACCTTTAGTGACGAACTGACGGGCTTAACTTGGATGCGTTGCCAACTAGGTAAAACATGGGATACGAAGGCGTTAGCTTGTACTGGAACCGCTGAAACCTATCATTGGCAGAGTGCGCTTGCTATGGTTGAATCAATCAATGATGAAAGTGGTAGCCACGCTCTGCATCAATTTGGTGGCGAAAAAGAGTGGCGTATGCCAAACATCAAAGAGCTGGTGTCTTTGAAAGAAGTCGCATGTCATTCTCCTGCAATGAGTACCAAAGTATTCGGCGAGACATTCAACTTTGAGACCGGTAACTTAGCCGCTTATGTATGGAGTTCGACTCCTGCTGGTAATGGACAGAGCGTGATGACGCTTGATTCCATTAACGGTGAGGTTTATCAGTACAACGCTGCACAATACAAGTTTAGCGTCCTACTAGTTGCAGAATGA
- a CDS encoding Lcl domain-containing protein, translating to MKPQLTILAISLALAGCGGSGGSDTSASAAPTYTVSGTVTAQNVDLQSKVCADINQNYMCDSGEPSSTANANGEFSITSTKKSILSVPLLAQVDTGIAANSTSGSASSYAYIAAPGLQKNTGNEINGISSLLAGYVADGLTIAEANNKLKAQLAKSGITISGDIQDDLSASELASLEQNVVSTIKAFKHSNRAFMLAQLSAKFDKSAADYVGGVLDNDQVTAFANFLEGELKAATALNDTGVLRYFSDIDDTQDVVEPQSSFPGQDAEYGFDKTELNANTGNGFQFAKLDSNGQVLSDDATQWACVLDQRSGLIWETKTDDENSLQYKDRQFALELPGVVTPYDQDVDLATCKTKGDAICTTQDYVEHINAINLCGKSDWRLPTFHEFYNVLDFGETEKNAGGKAYGLTYKYFPHQSVGGEYTEIGSVWNQSIIYNQYSNTAVDGGFYYNEIGTLGEDRGYISALEIYSGDVDSSDNSDSYQFPARLVSLQGK from the coding sequence ATGAAACCTCAATTGACAATTTTGGCCATCTCTTTGGCTCTTGCTGGCTGCGGTGGTTCGGGCGGTTCCGATACCTCTGCATCAGCAGCACCAACCTATACAGTGTCAGGTACAGTGACTGCACAGAATGTAGATTTACAAAGTAAGGTCTGTGCAGACATAAATCAAAACTACATGTGTGACAGCGGGGAACCTAGTTCGACGGCTAACGCAAATGGCGAATTTAGTATTACCAGCACTAAGAAGTCGATTTTATCGGTTCCTTTGTTAGCTCAGGTGGATACGGGGATTGCAGCCAATAGCACGAGCGGTTCTGCATCTTCTTACGCTTATATTGCAGCTCCCGGTCTTCAAAAAAATACGGGGAATGAGATTAATGGTATCAGTTCACTATTGGCGGGTTATGTTGCTGACGGATTGACGATAGCTGAAGCTAACAACAAATTAAAAGCGCAGTTGGCGAAAAGTGGCATCACTATATCTGGCGATATTCAAGACGATTTATCTGCATCTGAACTCGCGAGTCTGGAACAAAATGTCGTATCAACAATTAAGGCATTTAAGCACTCTAATCGTGCGTTCATGCTGGCTCAATTGAGTGCGAAATTTGATAAGAGTGCGGCCGATTATGTGGGTGGAGTACTAGATAATGACCAAGTTACTGCTTTTGCAAATTTCCTCGAAGGAGAGCTAAAAGCTGCTACAGCATTGAATGATACTGGTGTGTTGCGTTACTTCTCAGATATTGATGATACACAAGATGTGGTAGAACCACAGAGCTCATTCCCCGGTCAAGATGCTGAGTACGGCTTTGATAAAACAGAGCTGAATGCTAATACCGGCAATGGTTTCCAGTTCGCAAAGTTGGATTCTAATGGCCAGGTGCTTAGTGACGATGCAACGCAATGGGCTTGTGTTCTGGATCAACGCAGCGGCTTGATTTGGGAAACGAAAACAGATGATGAAAACTCCCTTCAATACAAAGACCGACAGTTCGCATTGGAGCTACCAGGTGTTGTAACACCTTATGACCAGGACGTTGATTTAGCCACGTGTAAAACGAAGGGTGACGCGATATGTACCACTCAAGATTACGTTGAACATATCAATGCTATTAACCTGTGCGGCAAATCAGATTGGCGTTTACCTACATTCCATGAGTTTTACAACGTGCTCGATTTCGGTGAAACCGAAAAGAACGCAGGTGGTAAAGCTTATGGCCTGACTTACAAGTATTTTCCTCATCAGAGTGTTGGTGGTGAATATACAGAAATCGGCTCTGTGTGGAACCAATCGATTATCTATAACCAATACAGCAATACAGCAGTAGATGGTGGCTTCTATTACAACGAAATTGGTACATTGGGTGAAGACCGTGGCTACATCAGCGCTTTAGAGATCTACTCTGGTGATGTAGATTCTTCCGACAACTCTGATTCATACCAATTCCCTGCTCGTCTAGTTTCACTACAAGGTAAATAG
- a CDS encoding proprotein convertase P-domain-containing protein: protein MKKSPLYLALFLVSATSSAAEWDYPIGNTVVTTQQEAKAYLEEAYPEVGTLRFRYETQSKLGRHYNFDVLIEGEYQQQKSMVLSTNTDEQVSRVFRSLENTVLLNGNPTTAAELEVPRLLEAERAPSLSGGQVVATHVNVFSPDLRTMDRAAPPETLLTDVNQYPNSPHYVQADVEVLNHSDGIYLTNDRVSQVDATALYSIDPDSGATTNRDTSNFLAAEGVTKFADLNELQNVDWQDVRFPQLMVFAHLDQSLSYISSLGFDLFDAPLEFDGRGLSADNSTYYYGPKAALFGIGGGSPDALDGDVILHELGHGIHYHIVKDWAYGHTGAIGEGFGDYWAGSFSFRTQYENAQTRGQEFEIDTVFNWDGYFGVRNTTRSLWNQRARYFRQAEYRPHESVAGELGDELWSTPLFQALKASVEQYGELAFKEFDSIILESMYGLGRGLKMHDLAESTLFVAQQLYPNRDYAEILKQKFDVHGLIIEPFKVEVPDRYVDPKKPLTIELYPTLRQAQVDGQINISELMKSFVSPPINQLTIEATLPTDEMCGSSVTMNTSVDYRYSDALKSQNWQHDSSLVYGLPVLESDIKEVNSYLPDSRFSSTNQPIVGFKTFNFTLNGTAQFADENFGMYLDIDHPRLSDLVVTLISPKGTRVDLLNHKATRFSGFDGYFTLKHDRVLDSFAGEPINGSWRLEIADYVNGETGYLKQWGLGTISKYECGETTTSPEEPTVTSGSSGGSASLISILFMSLLSFGRSFVTRYLSVMARLFKNKTRR from the coding sequence ATGAAAAAGAGTCCTCTATACCTCGCTTTGTTCTTGGTTTCGGCAACAAGCAGTGCTGCCGAGTGGGATTACCCAATTGGTAATACCGTTGTGACAACGCAACAAGAAGCGAAGGCTTACTTAGAAGAAGCTTATCCTGAGGTTGGTACGCTAAGGTTTCGCTATGAAACACAGTCTAAGTTGGGGCGCCACTACAACTTCGATGTATTGATTGAAGGTGAGTACCAACAACAAAAGTCCATGGTTCTTTCCACCAATACTGACGAACAGGTGTCACGTGTTTTCAGAAGCTTAGAAAATACCGTGTTACTCAACGGAAATCCGACAACGGCTGCTGAGCTGGAAGTTCCTCGTTTATTAGAAGCTGAGCGAGCACCAAGCTTAAGCGGTGGTCAAGTTGTTGCGACGCATGTGAACGTGTTCAGCCCTGATTTGAGAACCATGGACCGTGCTGCGCCACCAGAGACGTTGTTAACCGATGTCAATCAGTATCCAAACTCCCCACATTACGTGCAAGCGGATGTGGAGGTATTGAACCACAGCGATGGTATCTACCTTACCAATGATCGTGTCTCTCAGGTTGATGCAACGGCCCTATATTCGATCGACCCTGATTCCGGAGCGACAACGAACCGCGACACTTCAAATTTTCTCGCAGCTGAAGGTGTCACAAAGTTTGCCGATCTGAACGAGCTGCAAAATGTGGATTGGCAAGATGTGCGATTCCCACAATTGATGGTATTTGCTCATCTAGACCAGTCTTTAAGCTATATCAGCAGCTTGGGCTTTGATCTGTTTGATGCCCCTCTTGAGTTCGATGGCAGAGGCTTATCTGCAGATAACTCGACGTATTATTATGGTCCCAAAGCGGCTTTGTTTGGTATCGGTGGTGGCTCTCCAGATGCATTAGATGGTGACGTGATTCTGCATGAGCTGGGTCACGGGATTCATTATCACATCGTTAAAGACTGGGCTTACGGTCATACAGGCGCAATTGGTGAAGGTTTTGGAGACTATTGGGCGGGTAGTTTTAGCTTTCGTACTCAATATGAAAATGCACAGACTCGTGGACAAGAGTTCGAGATAGATACTGTCTTTAACTGGGATGGTTACTTCGGGGTAAGGAATACCACTCGTAGCCTATGGAACCAAAGAGCACGTTACTTTAGGCAAGCTGAGTATCGTCCGCATGAAAGTGTTGCTGGTGAGTTAGGCGATGAGCTTTGGTCAACGCCACTGTTCCAAGCTCTGAAAGCTTCGGTTGAACAATATGGTGAGCTCGCTTTTAAAGAGTTCGATTCAATCATACTCGAGTCTATGTACGGGCTAGGTCGTGGCTTGAAAATGCACGATTTAGCTGAGAGTACACTGTTTGTGGCTCAACAGCTGTATCCGAATCGAGATTATGCCGAAATATTGAAGCAAAAGTTTGATGTGCATGGATTGATTATCGAGCCATTTAAAGTAGAGGTTCCTGACCGTTATGTTGATCCAAAGAAGCCGTTGACGATTGAGTTGTACCCGACGTTAAGACAGGCTCAAGTGGATGGCCAAATCAATATCTCAGAATTGATGAAGTCGTTTGTTAGTCCTCCGATTAACCAACTAACGATTGAAGCGACACTTCCGACAGACGAGATGTGTGGTTCTTCAGTCACCATGAATACGAGTGTCGACTATCGATACAGCGACGCCCTCAAATCACAAAATTGGCAGCATGATTCGTCACTTGTATATGGTTTACCTGTACTCGAATCCGATATTAAAGAAGTGAACAGCTATCTTCCTGATAGTCGATTTAGCTCGACCAATCAGCCGATCGTTGGCTTTAAAACATTCAATTTCACTCTAAATGGAACGGCTCAGTTCGCAGACGAAAATTTCGGCATGTATTTGGATATCGATCACCCTCGGTTGAGCGACTTAGTAGTGACTCTGATTTCACCGAAGGGAACACGAGTTGATTTACTCAACCATAAGGCGACGCGATTTTCTGGTTTTGATGGTTACTTCACGCTTAAGCATGATCGGGTTCTTGATTCGTTTGCGGGTGAGCCTATTAACGGTTCTTGGCGTTTAGAAATCGCCGATTATGTGAATGGTGAAACTGGGTACTTAAAGCAGTGGGGGCTAGGCACTATTTCGAAATACGAATGTGGAGAAACAACGACTTCACCAGAAGAACCAACAGTTACCAGTGGCTCTTCTGGTGGCTCAGCTTCACTCATATCAATTCTATTCATGTCCTTGCTCTCGTTCGGCAGGTCATTTGTTACGCGTTACTTGTCTGTAATGGCAAGGCTCTTTAAAAACAAAACAAGAAGATAA
- a CDS encoding TonB-dependent hemoglobin/transferrin/lactoferrin family receptor, with protein sequence MKLSPLSAAVLSVLAANLVHAESEVYHFEEVLVTANKIEQPLSEVAGSVAVITGKDLEQKGATELYDAIKSEPGVSVSGGAGRSQNITIRGMTGNRILIVKDGIKSADGFGANDINDKVGRNSFDMSNLESIEVIKGASSSVYGSGAIGGVVVVRTKKPGDYLDDKDFYSDVSATYTGISNKYKGATNLAFRAGKFESLLNLSYWEGEETRNFDEDLYQRDIDGVGGGYTLNYWSTDALMLKGNVEYYKENLSRKEGSSKIQKDGKWDTEDFDQQGYTESFSAYAGFEYLPANTWFEELDAKIYWRDMTNEDTTNRLMSRTNNNVSELRRTIDFRGFTDQLLGVNADFISAFQHKNMSHTLSYGMSMETNLHERPSQSSVLDWNGVSLNADVPFAPARSYNFAAFVRDAIEIDQWTVTAGARFDLHQLKPESQNSINGYEVKEQSSSEFSPSLSVGYQLTESFNTYLSYNHGYRAPGYDKIYGYQNHDFLPIAPFVIVPNMDLEAETSDSFELGSKYDNGKTQLYAAVFYQKFDNFIDVKQITFVPDSNTGNYYKQYQNVSGVETYGIEASIAHRLNDVWSVSTKVGYVDGEDDEGEKVRTLTPWEGNAEVTYDDNAFSAYAQVNWAQAMDKVPECEDDLGIVTDCATTSGWASVDLGVSYSWNFGLDVSANVVNLFDKEYIRYQDVAGIADSYKTYSTEPGRYFTVNAKYEF encoded by the coding sequence ATGAAGCTTTCCCCCCTATCAGCGGCAGTACTGAGTGTACTTGCTGCCAACCTCGTGCACGCCGAATCTGAGGTTTATCACTTTGAAGAAGTGCTCGTCACTGCGAATAAAATCGAGCAACCTCTATCTGAAGTTGCAGGTTCAGTTGCTGTAATCACCGGTAAGGATTTGGAACAAAAAGGTGCAACTGAGCTTTATGACGCAATAAAGAGCGAGCCTGGAGTCAGTGTTTCTGGGGGAGCTGGTCGATCTCAAAACATTACGATCCGTGGGATGACAGGCAACCGGATTTTGATTGTGAAAGACGGAATAAAGTCTGCTGATGGCTTTGGCGCCAACGACATCAATGACAAGGTAGGGCGTAACTCGTTTGATATGTCTAACTTGGAAAGTATTGAGGTTATAAAAGGGGCGAGTTCATCCGTATACGGTTCAGGCGCTATTGGTGGCGTGGTGGTGGTTAGGACGAAAAAGCCGGGGGACTATCTCGACGACAAAGACTTTTACAGCGATGTATCTGCAACCTATACCGGTATCAGTAATAAATACAAAGGCGCGACAAACCTTGCTTTTCGTGCTGGAAAATTTGAAAGCTTACTCAACCTTTCTTATTGGGAAGGTGAAGAAACACGTAACTTTGATGAGGACCTATATCAGCGAGACATCGATGGTGTTGGCGGTGGTTACACTCTGAATTACTGGTCGACAGACGCTTTAATGCTTAAAGGTAATGTTGAGTACTACAAAGAGAACTTAAGTCGTAAAGAAGGCTCGTCTAAGATTCAAAAAGATGGTAAGTGGGACACGGAAGACTTTGATCAACAAGGCTATACCGAGTCATTTTCTGCTTATGCCGGCTTTGAGTATCTACCTGCTAATACTTGGTTTGAGGAATTAGATGCCAAGATTTATTGGCGTGATATGACAAACGAAGACACCACAAATCGCTTGATGTCTCGAACCAATAATAACGTGTCTGAATTACGTAGAACGATTGACTTTCGTGGTTTCACCGATCAGCTTCTTGGCGTTAACGCCGATTTTATTAGTGCGTTTCAACATAAAAACATGAGCCATACATTGTCTTATGGCATGAGCATGGAAACCAACCTCCATGAGCGTCCAAGCCAATCTTCTGTTTTAGATTGGAATGGCGTGTCGCTCAATGCAGATGTTCCTTTTGCACCAGCGCGTTCGTACAACTTTGCTGCATTTGTTCGTGATGCGATTGAAATTGATCAGTGGACTGTGACGGCAGGTGCCCGTTTTGATTTACACCAGTTGAAACCTGAATCACAGAACTCGATTAATGGTTACGAAGTGAAGGAACAAAGTTCGAGCGAGTTCTCTCCGAGCTTATCGGTGGGTTACCAGTTAACAGAATCATTTAATACCTACCTTTCTTACAATCACGGCTATAGAGCGCCGGGTTATGACAAAATTTATGGTTATCAGAACCATGATTTTCTTCCGATTGCCCCGTTTGTGATCGTACCAAATATGGACCTAGAGGCAGAGACAAGCGACTCATTTGAATTAGGCAGTAAGTATGACAATGGAAAGACGCAGCTATACGCCGCTGTTTTTTATCAGAAGTTTGACAATTTTATCGATGTTAAACAGATCACGTTTGTGCCGGACTCAAATACAGGCAACTACTACAAGCAGTACCAAAACGTAAGTGGAGTCGAGACGTACGGCATTGAGGCTTCAATTGCCCATCGTTTGAATGATGTGTGGAGTGTGAGCACTAAAGTCGGCTACGTTGATGGTGAAGATGATGAAGGCGAAAAAGTTCGCACACTAACCCCTTGGGAAGGTAATGCCGAGGTGACTTATGACGATAACGCCTTCTCCGCTTATGCACAGGTTAATTGGGCGCAAGCAATGGATAAGGTGCCTGAATGTGAAGATGACCTAGGTATTGTTACAGATTGTGCGACAACAAGCGGCTGGGCGAGTGTCGATTTGGGCGTAAGTTACTCATGGAACTTTGGTCTAGACGTGAGTGCTAATGTCGTCAACTTATTCGATAAAGAATACATTCGATATCAAGATGTTGCGGGTATCGCTGATAGCTATAAAACCTACTCTACAGAACCTGGTCGTTATTTCACTGTTAACGCCAAGTATGAGTTTTAA
- a CDS encoding prolyl oligopeptidase family serine peptidase, with protein sequence MKACVLLAFALLLTGTVSASDQFSWLRDDSRSVNKVLNYLNQQNDQTQLYQERIRSLSESLQKNWQDNRAEHAEKPWQEIDGSEYAILNHNGERILLSRQVGSDVSTELLNLDARSAEHDYYQLGDWALDSTKTKLAIAEDITGTEQYRVSVVDLKTQQVTLIAQNVDSSLAWSKDGQSLYLIQLEQQTSRPYGLTKYFLNQSKPIQLMEEPDSAWLLSYYLSSDTQFAVVQANSENTSEQRLLNLDSGEVSKPLLPRKTGVEYYVDVSDSMLFANSNHDRNDFAFYSAPLTQATHINLWRTVFEPTDGSRISNFYLFESGAVVVSQSGASQSLHFFDNDDRYRSSQLLADAGQVAWVSQVGDYQSNKLHIRSMSLTQPAKWDRLNTDTLQRESFSQDHYPQYQQSAYQTEQVMVNSDGVMIPVTLAYRKDKLTKTTPVFLYAYGAYGMTMKPYFMPQIISLLDEGVIYAIAHVRGGGFYGDAWYQAGKGIKKENAILDFIAAARDLTTYNLGKRSIYAIGGSAGGTLVAGALNQAPDLFDGAVLKVPFVDVVNSMSDSALPLTAQQYGEWGNPNIADELKVMQQYDPYLNLSEQNYPPILIQVGLNDRRVPYWEGAKYYAKLSELTTGSGPYLLSTNFTQGHSTDRRRSLSQQAFEYAFLLSLTQKNIKAEQ encoded by the coding sequence ATGAAAGCGTGTGTGTTGTTAGCTTTTGCGCTCCTACTGACAGGAACGGTTAGCGCTTCGGATCAGTTCTCTTGGCTCAGAGATGATTCCCGTAGTGTAAATAAAGTACTCAATTATCTTAATCAACAGAATGATCAAACTCAGTTGTATCAAGAACGTATTCGATCTCTGAGCGAATCCCTACAAAAAAATTGGCAAGACAACCGTGCTGAGCATGCTGAAAAACCATGGCAGGAAATCGATGGGTCTGAGTATGCGATCCTAAATCATAATGGTGAAAGGATCTTACTATCTCGACAAGTTGGTAGTGATGTTTCAACTGAGCTACTTAACCTTGACGCCCGATCTGCTGAGCATGATTACTATCAGTTAGGTGATTGGGCGCTAGACTCAACTAAAACCAAGCTCGCGATAGCAGAAGATATTACGGGTACTGAGCAGTATCGAGTGAGTGTTGTTGATCTTAAAACTCAGCAAGTAACACTAATAGCTCAAAATGTAGATAGCTCGCTTGCGTGGTCGAAAGACGGTCAATCTCTGTATTTGATTCAACTTGAACAACAAACTTCGAGACCTTATGGGCTAACGAAATACTTCTTAAATCAGTCAAAGCCAATTCAGTTAATGGAAGAGCCAGACTCCGCTTGGTTGCTTTCGTATTATCTTTCAAGTGATACGCAATTTGCTGTGGTTCAGGCAAACAGTGAAAACACCAGCGAGCAACGTTTGTTAAACCTTGATAGCGGTGAAGTCTCTAAACCACTTTTACCACGAAAAACGGGGGTGGAGTACTACGTTGATGTTTCGGATTCTATGTTGTTTGCCAACAGTAATCACGACCGCAATGATTTTGCTTTTTACTCTGCACCACTTACTCAGGCTACACATATCAACCTTTGGCGAACTGTTTTTGAACCGACGGACGGATCTAGAATCAGTAACTTCTATTTGTTTGAGTCTGGCGCTGTAGTTGTTAGCCAGAGTGGCGCGTCTCAATCTTTACACTTCTTCGATAATGACGATCGCTATCGTTCAAGCCAGTTATTGGCTGACGCAGGCCAAGTTGCTTGGGTAAGCCAAGTAGGCGACTACCAGAGTAACAAATTACATATTCGCAGCATGTCTTTGACTCAGCCTGCGAAGTGGGACCGGTTGAATACTGATACTTTACAACGAGAAAGCTTCTCTCAAGACCATTACCCTCAATACCAACAATCAGCGTATCAAACCGAGCAAGTTATGGTGAATTCTGATGGGGTAATGATTCCAGTCACACTGGCTTATCGCAAAGACAAATTGACTAAGACTACACCAGTGTTTTTATACGCGTACGGTGCTTATGGCATGACGATGAAGCCCTACTTTATGCCCCAAATCATTAGCCTACTTGATGAGGGTGTCATTTATGCGATTGCACATGTTCGAGGTGGCGGCTTCTATGGTGACGCTTGGTATCAAGCAGGTAAGGGGATTAAAAAAGAAAATGCCATCTTGGATTTCATCGCAGCTGCTCGTGATTTGACTACATACAATCTAGGTAAGCGCTCCATCTATGCGATCGGAGGAAGTGCTGGTGGCACTCTTGTTGCTGGAGCCCTAAATCAGGCTCCTGACTTGTTTGATGGTGCTGTCCTTAAAGTGCCCTTTGTCGACGTTGTGAACAGCATGTCTGATTCTGCATTACCTCTAACGGCTCAGCAATATGGTGAGTGGGGCAACCCAAACATTGCCGATGAATTGAAGGTAATGCAGCAATATGACCCTTATCTGAATCTTAGCGAACAAAACTACCCACCAATATTGATTCAGGTTGGCCTTAATGATCGCCGCGTGCCTTATTGGGAAGGCGCAAAGTATTACGCGAAGTTAAGTGAATTAACGACTGGCAGTGGACCTTATCTATTGTCGACAAACTTTACTCAAGGGCACTCGACAGACAGGCGACGGTCCTTATCTCAACAAGCGTTTGAATACGCATTCCTTTTATCACTTACCCAGAAAAACATTAAAGCGGAGCAGTAA
- a CDS encoding lipase secretion chaperone: MKKTAILSITTIALMSTAAVFFYVIFSPAKTDNLNSNNKQQNASSLKVTSQQDTEIDNASAKDMMEYFVSGNTELTLEDIRDNVAKHHEQSQAAIVDEALFAKYLEYKSALTSLDVQFDTTSISAEDLRALNQALLDLQSQFFSESEVSILFTHDNRMREIALEKLLLKQEGLDESEYQQRLESYLSEQPDYVQVSHQNQVLLPQLSSSEGLDEQGKYLKRNELVGEEATQRLEALDQQRESFEGALEVYFVERNDILNDSALSEIEQKETIAQLREAHFHPQQLRRVEAIERIRAAENGQ, translated from the coding sequence ATGAAAAAGACCGCCATTTTGTCGATAACCACGATAGCCCTGATGAGCACAGCGGCGGTCTTTTTTTATGTAATCTTTTCGCCTGCAAAAACAGACAATCTAAATTCAAACAACAAACAACAGAACGCCTCCTCATTGAAGGTTACCTCTCAACAAGATACCGAAATCGATAATGCATCAGCCAAAGACATGATGGAATATTTTGTGTCAGGCAACACCGAGTTAACCCTTGAAGATATTCGTGACAATGTGGCAAAACACCACGAGCAATCACAAGCTGCTATTGTCGATGAAGCACTGTTTGCCAAATATCTCGAGTACAAGTCGGCACTGACATCACTGGACGTGCAATTTGACACCACATCAATATCCGCTGAGGACCTACGCGCACTGAATCAAGCGTTGCTCGATCTCCAATCTCAATTTTTCAGTGAGAGCGAGGTAAGTATTCTATTTACCCATGACAACAGAATGAGGGAAATCGCTTTAGAAAAGTTACTTCTGAAACAAGAAGGGCTAGACGAGTCGGAATATCAACAAAGACTTGAGTCTTATCTATCTGAGCAGCCAGATTACGTTCAAGTCAGTCATCAAAATCAGGTATTACTCCCGCAGCTATCCAGTTCAGAAGGTCTAGACGAACAAGGCAAATACTTGAAGAGAAATGAATTGGTCGGCGAAGAAGCGACGCAGCGGCTCGAAGCGCTTGATCAACAAAGAGAGAGCTTTGAAGGAGCTTTAGAAGTTTACTTTGTTGAACGAAATGACATTTTGAATGACTCAGCACTCTCAGAAATTGAACAAAAAGAGACGATTGCCCAGCTTAGAGAAGCTCATTTTCATCCACAACAGCTTAGAAGGGTCGAAGCGATTGAAAGAATCAGAGCCGCTGAGAACGGTCAGTAA
- a CDS encoding lipase family alpha/beta hydrolase has protein sequence MKKILIWTIACLSSFGVYAGTSASALEVSGYTETKYPIMLVHGLFGFDTLAGVDYFYGVPESLTKDGASVYVAQVSATNSSEVRGEQLLAQVETLLAATGASKVNLVGHSHGGPTARYVASVRPDLVASVTSIGGVHKGSKVADLVRGTVSEGSTAEGIAVKLAGGLTTLINLLSGGTDLDQDGLASLEALTTEGSLAFNQFYPEGVPTSACGDGEWQANNGVYYYSWTGSSTFTNLLDPTDGAMTILGLAFNEPNDGLVGACSAHLGKVIGDDYKMNHLDEINGLLGIHHLFETDPVTLYRQHANRLKLAGL, from the coding sequence TTGAAAAAGATATTAATTTGGACGATAGCCTGTCTATCCAGTTTTGGTGTCTATGCCGGAACGAGCGCATCTGCATTAGAAGTTAGCGGATACACGGAAACGAAATATCCCATTATGTTGGTACATGGTTTGTTTGGTTTCGATACATTAGCGGGTGTCGACTATTTCTATGGCGTACCTGAATCCCTAACCAAAGATGGTGCCAGCGTTTATGTCGCGCAGGTATCTGCGACCAACAGCTCTGAAGTGCGTGGCGAGCAATTGCTAGCTCAAGTTGAAACACTGTTAGCCGCAACAGGGGCAAGTAAAGTGAATCTGGTCGGTCACAGCCATGGTGGACCAACAGCGCGTTATGTTGCATCAGTTCGCCCCGATCTGGTTGCTTCGGTGACAAGTATTGGCGGTGTTCATAAAGGATCTAAAGTCGCTGACCTCGTGCGTGGAACCGTATCAGAAGGTTCAACCGCGGAAGGTATTGCGGTTAAGTTGGCTGGCGGATTGACTACGCTTATCAACCTATTATCTGGCGGAACGGATCTTGATCAAGATGGCCTTGCTTCCCTTGAAGCGTTGACCACTGAAGGTTCGCTTGCATTCAATCAGTTTTACCCTGAAGGCGTTCCGACGTCTGCGTGTGGTGATGGTGAATGGCAAGCAAACAACGGTGTTTATTACTATTCATGGACAGGATCTTCCACTTTTACCAACCTTCTTGATCCTACCGACGGAGCGATGACAATCCTTGGCTTGGCCTTTAATGAACCTAATGACGGATTAGTGGGAGCATGTAGCGCGCATTTGGGCAAAGTGATTGGTGACGATTACAAAATGAATCACCTAGACGAGATTAATGGGTTATTGGGTATTCATCACCTTTTTGAGACCGATCCCGTGACGCTATATCGTCAACACGCTAATCGATTGAAGTTAGCTGGCCTGTAA